The nucleotide window TTTTTTGACAACCATGTCATCAATGTAAACTTCGACTGTGCGCCCAATCATTCCTCCAAACATCTTCGTAACTAAATGTTGATAAGTTGCCCACCGCATTTTTTAATCCGAAAGGCATTACCATATAGCAGTAAGTGCCTCTTGTAGAAATAAACGCAGTCTTCTCGTCATCTTTTTCATTCATGGGAATTTGGTGGTAACCTCTATAGGCATCAAGAAAAATCATCCTTTGACTTCCTGACGTCGAGTCCTCAAACTGATCAATTTTGGGTAATGGAAACATATCTTTTAGACAGGACTTGTTAAGATCCATGAAGTCTACACAAACTCACCATGTTCCATTCTTTTTCTTAACCACCACTGTATTCGACAACCACTCTGGGTAATCCACTTCCCGTATAGCTCCTGCTTCAGTCAATTTCTCCACTTCCTTTACCACAACTTTGGCATGGGCCAAGGACGGTCTCCTAGCCTTCTGGATGACCAACTTCGAGTCGAGTCGGATGTTCAATCTGTGGCTCCCAACCTTCCAATCGACTCCCAACATTTCTTGAGGAGTCCAAGCAAAGACTACGATATTTCTCATTAACAATCCGAAGAGGGACTCTCTGTCTGCTGCTGGTAAATTCTTGCCAATGAGAAAATACTTGTCAATATTGGACTCGTTAATCTGGACTTTTTCAAGTTGCTTAGTCGACTTCTTTTTTAGGTCCATTCCCGGCTTAGGCTCGACTAATGTCTTTTCCATAAGAGTGCCTATCTGATGAGTCTCCTTTATTGCTCGGGGACTAGCTACCTCACTTTTATGCTCTGGCCTATCTCCCTTCACATTATACATATCGCCATTATAAGGAAACCGGAGAGTTTGGTGATAAGTTCATGGCACGGCTTCCATGGCGTGAAGCCAAGGTCTTCCTAGAATGGCATTATTAGTCGTTCTCCCCTGTACCACCAAGAACTCCGTGTCCGGAGTCTTTGGTCCCAAGCGAACCCTTGTTCGAATTATTCCCAAAGGATAAACTTGGCTACCATTAAATCCAACCAAGCATATCGTTTCTGGAACGAGATCACCTTGACTCAGTCCCCACTTCTCAAACATCGGGTAGTACATGATATTGACGGCACTTCCTTGATCAATAAGAGCATCATTATGCCGCTAACCCTTATAGTGATCTTAAGAGCATCATTATGCCGCTAGGTCCAACCCGGCTAAGTCCCTATCTGAGAAGGTAATGTCTACTccggttctttttcttttctttgcttcttgGCCCTCGGCCATCTTCGTTTGAGCAATCATGTTATTTACAGAGACCACGTGTCCCTGCTTTTCCAACGTAATCACATTGATTGTGCCCTTTGGTTCATCATTATCATCTTGCCCCCTGTCTACAGTAGATCTCCCAACATTATCCCGAGTCTTATTGCTATCTTTTGCCTTGTTCTTCAAATACTTTGCTAGCTTCCCTTGTTTGGCTAACTCCTCTAGGTGTTCACGTAGATTGTTACACTCTCCTGTCATGTGCCTGACATCCTTATGGAATGCACAGTACCTCTTTTTATCCCTTCGATCTGGATCCCCTGACATTTTTGGAGGACGGACTATAAATGGTTGATCCCTGATCTCGTAAAATAGCTTATGGATTGGCATATTGAATTCACAGCGTTGGCTGAACTCTTCCCCAATTTACTGTGTTCAGCTCGGCTCGAGGATTTTTTGTCATCTTGTGCAAATCGACTATTTCGAGAACCCTTTTCCTCCATTCTTGGATAGGACatatgtttagcctttggaACTTCCACTTTTGCGTATCTCCTGACCCTATCCTGTAGAGTAGCTATGGTGTTAGGCTCATATAAGGTCAACGACTCCTTGAGCTTACAGCAGTCCGGTAGCCCAATCTTAAAGAACGTGGCAGTCATCCGCTCATCACATCCTTCAACCTCCGTACACACCTCTAAGTACCTAGACAAATAGTCGAAGATCTCCTCTCCGCTATTCGCCTTCATGGTAAGTAAGGTACTAAGGGTCTTTGGTTCTCGACTTCTAGCAATAAAACGATTGATGAACAGTTTGGCCATCTCACGCCATGATGAAATCGAGTTAGGAGGTAATTGGTGAAACCACTGTGATGCCATCGTTCCCAAAGAAGATGGGAAGACCTTACACAAAATTGGCTCATCTCCTTCCCATAAGATCAACTGGTCCAAGTGGGCAACTGAATCAGTTTGGCCATTGAACTGTTCAAATGTCGGTATTACGAGCCTTCTAGGGACCTCACTTTTTTTGATCTCCTTTATAAAAGGGGAAGTTGCCATTTCATTGAGAGCCTTCATTGCTCTTTGCTGGGCACCATAAAGGAGATCGGCCTTCATCGCATCTAGCTCGTCATTGTACTTGACCGACCTTTCATCCCGTTGCTTAATCTCACGGGGTCTGCTGTCAACATGATGAGAGTGTCGATCATCCCCGTACTCTTCCCTCTTTTTCGACACTCTTTCGGGGCTCCGCCTTTCGTATTCCCTCTTGGTGTATGAATGTCGGGGTGGTGAGTGCCCTCTTCTAGAACGGGAGTCAGCTTTTCTCTCGGGCTCTCGCTCGTCTGCTTCTCGAGGTGGACTCTCATGGGGGCGCTTACCTTTACTCCTGACCTCAGCGAGCCCTTGTCTCAAGGACTCTAAATACTCAGTGGTGTGATGGATTTTTGCCTCAACTTGGTCCTCAGTTGGAAGCGTTCCCTTTGCGACCTGATCGACTTGAATCCGATCAATGCCAAGATTCTGGTGAGCGTCATCTCTAGGCTCCTCATGGCTGTTTCGTGACTGGGACCCTCTTCCCCCTTCACTTAACTCAGATCGTACGGTCGCCATATTGCTTCTAGTCTTCGTGGAAAACAGATCGTTTCCCACTGTGGTCACCAAAATGTAGCGAATAAAATCTAATCACCACGTTCAACGAATGCTCCTCCGTGATATGACCACCTGAatcctgaaaacaaagattgtTAGTGGGCTGACAATCGTTGTTTGACCGTaggcactccgacgctcaagttagcttcCAAGATAATCCAGCTAATAAAATCACAATTAGAGGTTAAGGAAAAATACTTAACACTTTACCTCCTTTTATAGTGGAAGAAATTCACTTCGTGTATAACTCTATTTGAGTAATTTTAGGAGTTTCCTCCAATCAATAAGTTGTTTAActtaattgaaaaataatttccCGATATTACAAACTTATTAATAATAACCTGATTTATCATcgagaaaaattaataaaattatgtcACGTGTCCCGTCGAAATATTCCTCACAGTTGACTGGTGAGAAACATTGAGAAGTAGGATTGTAGAAGAGAGGGATGCACAGGAGAATGGTGAGAGAAGAGTCGACAAAATTGGGATTAATGTTGATATGGCAAACTTTTTGCCTTTAGATTATATGAATGGTTGGGATTAAAACAAGGGCAGCCACtgctattatatataaatagtaGCGTATCCAAATCCTTCATCACACATGATATATTGTGATATGTTGTAGTCAATTCTTAATAAGTGCCCTTAGAGGGTCCATTAACACATGTCCTAAATCCACACcctcatacacaccaacaatattattgttaacacatgttgtaaatccacacctccATACACACTAACAATATTGTCCCCTTTAGGTTATCTAGTTCTCATGGAAACATCAGACttgcatgactttgtttctccttaggctcaAGTAAGTGGGCTAAGCGCAACCCACTTAAGCCTAGGAAAATGTCTTGTTGTAGTGTTAGGGGGTGGGCTTGTCCTTGTAAATAAGGGATCAATCCCTACATCTTTCGATGTGTGATAACACTCCCCGCATTTGTGGGCTGAGTTATGTcagcccaacaagtggagtatatATCATGTCCAACTGAACCGAATTACTCCGATATCATATTATAAATCCACACTCCTATACACACTgacaatattatccgttttaaGTTATCCGATTTTCATAGATACATCATATCTGCATGACTTCGTTTTTCTTTAGACCCAAACAAGTAGGTTAAGCCCAACCCACTTAAGCATAAGAAAATGTCTTATTATAATGTTAGGGGATGTATTTAtctttataaataaagaaatcaatCCTTACATCTTCCTACGTGGGATAACAGGACACCGTAGTGAATCCTTAATCAGTGTAGCACGCGTTAACGATACCTTATTTGTTATACATAATTGGACCGAAATCTACGTGTCAGAAAGTATTGCCCTCTTTTACCAAGACAGGGTAATGATGACATCCTACCCATCCCGGGAGCGTGAATTTTATGCATGTTGTTGGGCCAATCACAGCGTTCCAACACAACACAATGGCATGAATTGACCTGTCATCGCGCGTGGGAACATTTTGCCTGATTTCTGTACGCGATCATGGACTTGACCATCCATTCAAATGCAAAGCCCGCCACTCCATCCTTGATCCTTGTTCTGCCCTCCTTTATtctcttctccatcaaagtaaAAGGCAACCCACTGCTACTCCCACattcaaatttcttttattcttgTCTACACTGCTTTTACTTGCTAgcctatctatctatctatctatctatcacTTTCAGCATCTTCAAACTtgaaaacccacaaaaccccACCTCTTTATCGCTTTTGTTTTACTGTTTTTGAGTTTCTTAGCTAGCTTTGTTTCTGTTATATTTGGAATTCTTGTTGTCTTCTCCAATTTCACTTTCCGCAACTTGAAAGCTGAAAACCCACCAGAGCACAACTTTTCTCCTGCTTTTATTTCACAGTTTGTAAGTTATGAAGTTTTCATTGCCTTCTCTTTGAGTTTCATCAGCATCAGGAAGTTCTTCATCATGACTTTATGAAAgttcaaaacccacaaaaaccCATCTCATCTATTGCCACTAATTACTGTTTTTTGAGTTACTTCAGTTGGGTTTTCTGTCCAAGATGAAGTTACTGCCTTCTGCTTCAGTTTCATCCACTTCTTCTTTTGATGCAAATATGTGCAATTCAAGAAGTTCACCATCAGGGTGTTTTACTGGAATATTCCGTCGGATTCTTTGCTCCGGTAGCCTACCCACACACCCATCTGATCAAATCATCGAAGCCAGCTCAAACGACAGCGATCATCAACAAGAATTTAAGGCTATTGAGAGCATAGTTGAAGCCCATTCATGGAGAGCTACTCCAGGGCTTGTTGCAAAGCTAATGGGCTTAGAAGCCTTGCCAGAGCTCAATTCGATTGAAACCCAGATGAGTTCGAGCTCAATCTTGCGAAGCAAGTCCATGAATGATGTGGGTTATAGAGAAAAATGTGACCGAAGTCATGGCCACCATAGAAGGACTAGAAGCTCTACAATGTCCATACACGATATGCCAACATTTATTGAGCTTGAAAATGAAGAGTTCTTTGTTTTAAGCTTTGAAAGCGGAAGcaaaatcaagaagaaaagatctaaagagagaaaaagagaaaattctTCCGATGAATTTAGCCCTAAAGGAGCATCTGGTGCAgcgaaattgaagaaaaacaagaagaaagtaCATCAATACTCTGTTATTGAAAATGCAGAGCAGCCTATACCCAGCTCAGAAGATTCAAGCCCGGTTTCAGTTCTTGATTACGACCAATTCATTTCTtattgtgaagattttgcaacAGGTTTGAGTCTGAAtttcagttcaaaattccatTTTATATCCATATTTATGTAGTCTCTCTTCATTACCTCCAAAAACTCAAAACTGAATGTTCTGCTTGTGGCAGAGGAAAATTCGGAGCTTAATTCGCGAAGAAAGCTATCGCCAGAACTTGAGAACATCAATGAATCATCTCCAACAAATGATGATAGGCCGATTGGTGATGATCAAAAAGCGAGAATGATTGAAGAATCATGTCGAAGATCGAGGAAGAAGAATTGTGGTAGTAGAGACAATATGAATATGTGGGGTGAAATTTGCAAACAGAGTGAAGCTGAGGTCGTTGAACCAATTTGGGTACACAGAAATACACTGAAGATTGAAAGTCTTGAAGATGTTGGTGAGGATATTGAATCAGCAATTTTGGAAGAATTATTACAAGAAATGGTAGATCAAGCTGGTGGACTTCACATATGAAAATCACAAACATGTAAGTTTACAGTACTAGGTAAATAAATTTAGTATTTGTATAAAGTTTATTAATAATTCATGTTTTTCTACTTCTAATCACTTACTAAATACAATTTGAATTTATAATctttttatatttgaatttaTAAAATAAGAACCAAcccaaattattttaattaaaataccAAGTCAACTTGACAATGCCCTCTCAGTTCAACATTTGTTTCTTTGTATCCAAGCTTTCATATGATATTTTCTGGCCggcaaagaaggaagaaaaaaacattctGATCCAGACCAGACAATCCAGCCAAAGCCGGCAGTGGCAGACAAGGAATTCTAGATCAGCTGATGCTTtgagaacaaaaaatatttggatATCTTGGATTTCTGCATCAGCAAGAAAGATAAAACTGGGTTTGAGAATAAAAACATTTCTTGATTGTCTGTATTGCACCACTTCAAACTCTCTTTTTTCAGTGCTCTTCCCACTACCAATTACCCAACAAGAAAAgagtagaaaaaaaaaggtatcaAGATTAGGCCAAGCCTTTTCTTTAGTGCTCAACAATCTCCCCCAACTAAGGAATTATAGAACCAATGAATCTCATCTTATAAAGCAAAAAGTAATATGCGGAATTCGTAAAGGTCATCGGTGGACAACATAGACACAAGAGGAATCTCTCAAGTAGCCTGCATTTGTCTGATATCTATAGATGTAGATGGAGACTTGCACCATCCTTCATCTGGTTCCAGCTACAAACCCATCAAGAACACAAATGGTAAAGCATCCAAACTCATTGATCAAAAGTTTTGGACAGGAGGAAAGATATATAAAAGAGCAAAATATGTTTTATTTCATTATGTAATAGCTTTTAGTGCATAGAATGTGTACAACTCCAACAACAAAGGAAGCTGATCAGTCTCTCTACTTCCATTGGAATTGGGTCTTGTTCTCCACATCCATCTTCTGTTGATCTCCCGGAGCATACCCTTTTCCCCTAAATAAAGATGAATGCTAATAACAAATATTAAGAATAGCAAAAACTGGTTAAAGGTTAAGTTTTGAGCTAAAAGGGGATTAACTAGTCAAGCCACCATTTGCTCCTGCTCCATGTACAGCTGCTCCACCCAAACTGGGACCATCTCAGACCCACCATTGTCGAGATGACACTGCTGCTGCTGATCCTCAAAACCTAAATGCCCAGCTCTTGAAGATGGGGCATCCTTCACCGAGGACTGAACCCAAGACACATCTGGCTCATCAAAAGTTGCAGGAATTGATGTAGCAGCCTGTGCCCCAGCACTTCGGAAACCAAAAGAAGCAGATTTCCGCAGCTTATTAAGCTCTTCTCCTTGGATACCCCAGTCCAATTTGCCATCAGGTGAACCCCAATCGGAAAGGTTAGAAGGCATCCCATTGGCTGATGAAGCAGGTGAAGAAAATCCATTATGACGGTTAACAGCACTACGCTCAATGAAGCTTTGGCTCCTCTTTGCAAATGCAGCTGACCTTGAACTCAAAGCTGCTGCCCCAGATGGATCAATCCCAAAGGATGCCGATGCCCTACCAGGAGATGAGGAAAGGCTGGTAGGGTAGCTTGACCGGAGCTGATGGTTCATGCTCTGGCGCATCTGGACCCCAGTTTGAGACTGCAAATGGGATGCTGCAACATCTAGTGAGAGTCCTTGTAATTGAGGCAAAATTGCAGGATCAAGGGATCCATAAATATCTTCCAGGTTAGATGGTTTCATTCCCAGTCTATTCAATTCCCCACTATGATCACCAAAGGAGGCGACGAAAGATGATGCCTTCGACACGCTATTTTTCCAGCTGGATGGGGATGAGTGGCCAGATGACTCATCGATCAGCTGTTGCTGCCAACGACGACTTCTTTCCCATCCAAGTAATTCTAGGTCTAAATCCAAGTCTCCAGCACAAAGTGCAGATTTCAACCTGCTACCAGGAAGCTGCAATATAGGGGGAGTAAGATTTGACTGGTTATCCCACATGTTTCCACCCATAGGTGGAGAAGCTCCAGATGGAGTAATGGGCGGTGTTGAAGTAGGAGGTATCATAACAGATGGAGAAACTAGGGCAAGTGGGCTTATCGAAGCCATGTCCATTGAAGAATTGCCAGCTGAGTATGATCTTGGAGAAGGCACTGCTGAGCCAATTGAGGCATACAGGGAGCGAAGCTCTTCAGGTTTGTGTGCAAAAAAACAAACCCTTCTGCTGCAATTAGTCTCATCCTTACACAGACGGGTGCGATATTGAGCAGGATGCAGCCAGCACTCGAAAATCCCATGTGCATATTCACAAGCATCCCCTTGCCTGCACATCCCTTTCCGAAACTCAGGGCATGGAACACAACTATAATGATATTTTCTCGGATCACGCCGCCTCGCGTTTTCCCCTGGATGAACAAAAGGGCACTCAGTCCAATCATGAGAGTAAGCTCTTGAGCAGGGCTTGATCTTGAAAGTATACATCCTGAAGTCATCTGTTCCATATATCCCATTCCTGATGTCTGGGAGAGTAAGATCAATTGGATACTCTTTCTTCTCACTCCCGTCTTTGGAAACTCGTGGAACTGTAATATCTTGCTGCTCCAACCCTTCAATCCCATGAAAGATTTGATCAGACAAATCAAAAGCTTCTTCTTCATCACTGATGCTGCTGCCTTTCAGCATGATTTCCAAATTCCTCTTCCTTGAATTAAAATCTGAATTGACAACAGGAGCAATCAAGTCACCAGGTCGATTGCCACCGACATCAAGTGAGTTAACATCTGCCGAAGCATCAAGCAACACCTTGACAACCTCGACAGCAAAAACTGAGCCACCAGCCGCAGCACAGTGTAGAGCGGTGACCCCATCAGACCCACAAGCCTTATTGACATCGACACAGCCAGTTCCAATCACATAACTCAACACATCTTTGCTGCCAAACAAGGCAGCAATCATAAGTGGAGTTCTCTCCTCAAAACCCATTGACTTTGACCCGATTCTCCTCCCATACCAAAAACCAGTCTCATTGATATCATGACCCTCCTCCTCGAGAGCACGCTTGAACCCAATCAGATCATCTGAGGCGGACAATTCAAGCAAAAGAGAGAAGTTATTGAATGACCCATCTAGCTTTTGGGATTCATACTCCATCTCCAGACCAACTTGAGCTTCTTTCCTCTTCGAACCACTGCACATGGAATGCTATCTTTTCTCAGGCTGCGACGCAGTTTTCTTCTACAAAAGATTAAAAGAGAAAAGATTCACAATCGATCTTTAAGACACCTAAAGATGGCTACTTCAatccatgaaaaagaaaatcacatcAAGGAATGAgttaaaaacaacaacaaaaggcAGACCCAGAGACTTAATCCGCTCTGTTTGATGATATCATTGACAGAACAACATCGAGATCGTCTACAAGCATTTAAACAACGagttcaaaagcacaaaattatCCAAAACAAACCCAAATGTCAAACGAAAATCGGTTATAATATCCCCAACAAACACAACTGCATACGAAACGCACCCTCAGTTTTTAGTtcctaaaataataaaaacaaaacacacaGAGGCAACCGAAATCATCAACACCCATAGTTGTTCTTGTTTAGGTTTTCCATAAATAGCAAGAAAACCCCCAACGCCCCAAAACCCATCAAAGCCCAACCATTCTCACAACCATCAACTGGAAAAATAAACAAGATTACAATAAACCAAAGATGAAATAAGAAGACAAACACGAAACTTGGAGAAAATCCATACCTTGAAACAGAGAAGTTCAGATTATAGGGTGTCTCCTTATTAACTACCTGCCTCTTAAGAGAGAAAGTATTGATAATAATCCAGCGAAATTGGAAACCATAGAGGCATTCGGGCCTCTCTCTTTAGTTAATTCGTTTCGTATTTTCAAAAGAAGTCGAGTCTAGAAAAGACTCCTCTCAGTATCTATGGCTACCCTTTATTAGCTCTCCCCTCTCGCGAAATGAAACTAAAATTCAAATGTAAATGCAGATGTAATGTAAATTCCAAAATCAGGAAGATGGGCCCCTCTCCTTTGTTCCTCATAAGTCTTAGCTGCCACGTGGCGATTATAGATTTAAAACCGGGGCGACCGGATTGAGATTCCGGGTTGTCACGCTTTCCGCGTTTTTGGGCTGTTACTGATGACGTGGATGTTATTTATTGGCATTTGGATATCACGGGGCGGTTACTTTTTAAAAGACAGGAGAAGATTATTTAGAGAATGAGGAGACGACAAAGGACATATAGTTGACCGTGGTTGATAGGGCAATTGCAATGGTGCCCTATTTATTGGGTCAACAATAATCTTTGTCTGATGTCACctctattatataaaaagtCAAATCAATTATGTCTTTCAATATAGTTACATcagtaaaatataaatttttatacATTATCCTTTTCCATCCAAGATAGAGGCCAACAATGTTCCATGTCTCCATGTCGTCCCCAACGAAACTACACCAAAATACACAATGTCAATAcaaatcacatcagcaaaacacatctctcaatacaaccatatcaataaaacacatttgctatataagggcaaatgcaatggtgaagtggtattgggccaacaaagatgttgtcttttgctgatgtggctgtattgtaaaatgtgttttgcttatgtggctgtattgggataagtgttttgctgatgtggatgtattgatatttaatgttttggtgtagttttgttgtggataatatggaggaatgaaatgttgttgggttgggtggaaagagaaagtgtgtgggaagaaaaagtgtatagaaatttgtgttttgctgatgtggctgtattagaatacgtgtttgacttgactttttgtgtaatagaggtgggaccgggccaacaaaaatgttggcccagtaaattgtttcttattgcatttgccctaaccacatcaataaaaaacaatatttttattgGCCCAACAATAATTTACCATTGCAAGAGCCCTTATATTTCCAGGTGCTGTTTGTTTAACATCACCaagctccttttttttttttttccctccaaaCAGGGTTAACAAGTCCAAGCTAGATTGTATCCATTGATGAAATCGGAGCGTTCAATGGTTTCTAGTAGGGTTGTCTGTCTGTTGTCATTCcgcaaaaaaaatttgaagaaaaagagtACAATTTAAAGCTAAAAGATTTTATACTAAGGAAATGTGTCAAATTCATACGTAGGGTGTAGAGAAATACCTTTTGTTGAAATAATCGATTTGATTAATGATGGAgttaattgaattttttatcACTGAAAGATGACATTTGTTTTAATTCATCTCTCAGTTTCAGATTGTTTCAACTTAGTTAGTTACTTGTAGTTTGAATTTGTTTCAATCCATCACTCAATCACCCCAATTTCCCAAAATCTCTCAATTCAAACACATTCTAAAAATGTTACATCATTCCATGGGAGTTGAGACCCTATCATGAGTGCTTTAAGAAATAGTTCATTTATGCGTACACaatactttctctctccttactcctctctttctctctcatcatctCTCTCCGATTACATATTTTCCTTTTAGATcatgaaatcaaacaaaaaaaaataattaaacttctctaatttttaataacattaatttattatttaaataacattaattgattaatattaaatataattaatctattgttttaaatgggattaatttattattttaaatagaagtaatttatatgaatagaataaacaaaggaaagagaaacaaatattattttaatattataaagaatatgataggta belongs to Tripterygium wilfordii isolate XIE 37 chromosome 2, ASM1340144v1, whole genome shotgun sequence and includes:
- the LOC120016885 gene encoding zinc finger CCCH domain-containing protein 66-like, translating into MCSGSKRKEAQVGLEMEYESQKLDGSFNNFSLLLELSASDDLIGFKRALEEEGHDINETGFWYGRRIGSKSMGFEERTPLMIAALFGSKDVLSYVIGTGCVDVNKACGSDGVTALHCAAAGGSVFAVEVVKVLLDASADVNSLDVGGNRPGDLIAPVVNSDFNSRKRNLEIMLKGSSISDEEEAFDLSDQIFHGIEGLEQQDITVPRVSKDGSEKKEYPIDLTLPDIRNGIYGTDDFRMYTFKIKPCSRAYSHDWTECPFVHPGENARRRDPRKYHYSCVPCPEFRKGMCRQGDACEYAHGIFECWLHPAQYRTRLCKDETNCSRRVCFFAHKPEELRSLYASIGSAVPSPRSYSAGNSSMDMASISPLALVSPSVMIPPTSTPPITPSGASPPMGGNMWDNQSNLTPPILQLPGSRLKSALCAGDLDLDLELLGWERSRRWQQQLIDESSGHSSPSSWKNSVSKASSFVASFGDHSGELNRLGMKPSNLEDIYGSLDPAILPQLQGLSLDVAASHLQSQTGVQMRQSMNHQLRSSYPTSLSSSPGRASASFGIDPSGAAALSSRSAAFAKRSQSFIERSAVNRHNGFSSPASSANGMPSNLSDWGSPDGKLDWGIQGEELNKLRKSASFGFRSAGAQAATSIPATFDEPDVSWVQSSVKDAPSSRAGHLGFEDQQQQCHLDNGGSEMVPVWVEQLYMEQEQMVA
- the LOC119980976 gene encoding uncharacterized protein LOC119980976; protein product: MKLLPSASVSSTSSFDANMCNSRSSPSGCFTGIFRRILCSGSLPTHPSDQIIEASSNDSDHQQEFKAIESIVEAHSWRATPGLVAKLMGLEALPELNSIETQMSSSSILRSKSMNDVGYREKCDRSHGHHRRTRSSTMSIHDMPTFIELENEEFFVLSFESGSKIKKKRSKERKRENSSDEFSPKGASGAAKLKKNKKKVHQYSVIENAEQPIPSSEDSSPVSVLDYDQFISYCEDFATEENSELNSRRKLSPELENINESSPTNDDRPIGDDQKARMIEESCRRSRKKNCGSRDNMNMWGEICKQSEAEVVEPIWVHRNTLKIESLEDVGEDIESAILEELLQEMVDQAGGLHI